A single window of Sphaerodactylus townsendi isolate TG3544 linkage group LG05, MPM_Stown_v2.3, whole genome shotgun sequence DNA harbors:
- the MOB3A gene encoding MOB kinase activator 3A — translation MANPLKQVFNKDRTFRPKRKFEPGTQRFELHKKAQASLNAGLDLKLVVQLPPGEDLHDWVAVHVVDFFNRVNLIYGTINDCCTEKSCPVMSGGPKYEYRWQDEKYRKPTALSAPQYMNLLMDWIEVQINNEDLFPTNIGTPFPKNFLQVVKKILSRLFRVFVHVYIHHFDRIAQMGSEAHVNTCYKHFYYFVKEFSLIDTKELEPLKEMTSRMCH, via the exons CCAAGCGGAAATTCGAACCCGGGACTCAGCGGTTTGAACTCCACAAAAAGGCGCAGGCGTCGCTCAATGCTGGGCTGGATTTGAAACTGGTGGTCCAGTTGCCTCCCGGTGAGGATCTTCACGACTGGGTGGCGGTTCATGTGGTAGACTTCTTCAACCGGGTCAACCTCATCTACGGGACCATCAACGATTGCTGTACAGAAAAGTCGTGTCCGGTCATGTCGGGGGGCCCGAAGTACGAATACCGTTGGCAGGATGAAAAGTACCGCAAGCCCACTGCTCTTTCCGCTCCCCAGTACATGAATCTCCTCATGGATTGGATTGAGGTACAGATAAACAATGAGGATCTCTTCCCCACAAATATTG GGACTCCGTTTCCGAAAAATTTCCTCCAGGTGGTCAAGAAGATTCTCTCTCGGCTCTTCCGGGTTTTCGTCCATGTCTACATTCACCATTTCGACCGGATCGCCCAGATGGGCTCGGAGGCCCACGTGAACACCTGTTACAAGCACTTCTACTATTTCGTGAAAGAGTTCAGTCTCATAGATACCAAGGAGTTGGAACCACTG AAGGAAATGACTTCAAGGATGTGCCACTGA